Within Marmota flaviventris isolate mMarFla1 chromosome 13, mMarFla1.hap1, whole genome shotgun sequence, the genomic segment GCACGAGGTAGCCCAGCCCGGGGTCTCCTGGGCCAGAGGAAGTGGCCTGGTGGTGCTGGGCAGGCCTGTGTCCTCACAGGACATCTTCGAAGTCCAGCAGCTTGGAGTGCTGGCGGCTCTTCCACAGGCGGTACAGCCGGAAGTCAAAGTAGGTCTCAATCATCTGCTTCCCTGGTGTGGttgaggaggggagggcaggaggctcAGGCCTGGCAGGCTCCTGCACCCTGGGAGTGGGCCCTGTGCCCTCATTGACCCTGCCAGGCCAACTTACCTTGGGCAGACAGCTCCAGCGGCGACTCAAAGGTGACCCTGTAGGGAGTCATGAGGGTCCTGAGGTTCTGGAACAGCTGCAAGAAGGGGCAGGGCCATGAGTAGGGGGCCAGAGACAGGACCCCCAGGATTGGCTTAGGCATGGGGTTCTCCAGGAAGGTCAAGGGGGAAGAGAGGGCAGTAAGAGACAGGTGAAGGGCGCTGCCCCATATTTTCCTGGGTTTGGCCTCGCACCTTCTCCCCATTGGGGTTCCCCAGAATGTAGCAGCCCATAATGTGCACGACGTTTGGCTCCGGGTTTACTTTGCTCATCAGGCGACTCAGTCGCTTCCAGAAGCTACAGAGGACAGCAGGGATGATGGTTATGGGTGCTGGACCAGGTTCCCAGGGCCCAGGACTGCCTTGAGCCCTCAACCCAGGTGCCCCCAATCCAACTCTCTCACTGGATcatgtcctcttccttctccacTTTGGCAAAGGTGGCCACCTTGTTCTTGAGCAAATAGAGGTGTCCGGGGCCTCCCTGCAAGAGGCTGCGGTCAGGCCTTGGGGCCAGAGGGAGGCTGGCGTGGCAGTGCTCTGTGCCTGCTCCACACATGCACCCATGCATGTGCAGGCTGGCAGCACCCCCGAGGGCCCCTGCCCCACCACACGGGCCTTCTCTCTTGGCAGGAAGTGGGGCTGGGCCTACCTGGCAAAAAATCAGCATCTTCCAGATCTTGGCCCCCTTGTGGTAGATGTTCAGCTTCTTCTCTATCTCCTCTGGGGAGAGGGAGGTGTGAgcactgcccaggctggccaggcCACCCTCCCCCACCAGTCACCAGAGATCACATCATCGAAATGCGTACCTAGGATGTCCTCGAAGGTTGCATGCTCATGGTCCTGGGGACAGACAAGCCATATGTCAGAGTGCTGGGGAACCCTACTTCAGGCACATTGGTTGGACATGGCCCAGaatggagagggcaggaggaccagcagggggtggggagatggAGTGTCTGGGGGACAGAAGGCTGGGGCACTTACGTAGAGGATGGGGATGATGGAGGGGTCATCCCTGCGGATGATGGTGGGGATGTACTCAGCTTTGGGCACCTTGGAGGAGATGAGCTGAAGGAACAGGGGAACTGCTCAGCGTCCATCCCAGTGCTAAGGTACAGTGGGAGCCCCTGAGGTCCTCAGCCCAGGTGGACCCCCCATCAGTTCCCCAAGCAGCCCATGGAGGCTGGGCATGCTGAAGGGTCAGCAAGGGCTGGGTTCCACCCAGGGGGCACGGAGGTGCTGGGAGTGTGCCTCACCATGACCTTAGGTGGCAAGAAGCCCTCTGTATCACAGGCCACAGCCTCCAGGCCCTTCTCTGTCTCCCAGTCCAGGTCTTCACAGGCCTCGTCCAGTGTGCAGTGGGAGCTCTGCAGGTCACTgcctgggaggcaggaggggtcACCGGGACAGTGGCCCTGCCACCCAGAGTGACCGCAAGCTGTATCCTGGAGGGTCTTCAGGGTGGGTGGGAGGGCCTTGTGAGTCACTGCCAGTCCAGCAGGACTGAGCTAGCGGCAATAGTGGTCTAGGCAGTCTCACGGGGTAAGGGGAAACTCGGATCTGAGGCCCAGGAATGGTGTGCCTGTGTGAGCTGAGGCCAGTGAGTGGCAGCCAGGGCCCCCTGGAGTGGCAGTAAGCTCAGCCCTACACAGCCTGGCCCTGCAATGCTGGCACTAGTTGATCCCACCTAAGAGACTGGAGATGCCAGGCACCCCTACCTCACAGATGGGcaacctgaggctcagagcaaaAGCGCAGAAGCCTAGCAGTGCGGGCACAGGACCCCTGGCGGGGTCTGGGGTCTAGGGGAGCCTCTGGGGAAGGTGGGCTGGCCTGTGCCAGGACACCTACTGTCTCGGGAGTCGTGGGAAGTGTCGGCTTTCATGGGGGTGGGGTCGCTCCAGGACCGGCTGAAGCTCCGCTCGCGCCGCTCAGCGAACGCTGCAGTGAGAGCAAAAGCCCCATTAgccagtgggggtggggacagagaaTACACACGTCCTAGGATAGGAGGGCCAGGGGGACTGGGGAGAGGTAGAAAGTGACACATGGGTAGGGTCTGACATCGTACAAGGCAGACAGGCCTGGGGGGTAGGAGCATCCACCAAGACTGAGGCTGGGGCAGAACCTGGGAAACACTAGGGTAGGGGTTGGCCAGGCCCTGCTCCCAGGCAGAGTGGGAACAGAGTGGGAATAGAGGACTATGGGGCGGGGCCTCAAGGGGCGGAGAGGACTACTGGGAGGGGCCTCAGGGGGCGGAGTCTGGAAGAGGAATATTGGAGTGGGGCCTGGGAAGCAAGCAACTGGAGTCTGAGGGCAGAGGTGGGAGTGAAGCCTGGGAGGGACAGAGCCCAGAAGGGATTCAGCTGCACGCAAAGCCCCAGCCAGCCAAGCGCAATGCTGCCCACTGCCCTAGCCCGCGATCTTACTCTGGGCCTTCACCCGCCGACTGCCGACCATGCGCAGGTGTTTGCGGAAATTCCTggcgggtggggggggaaggAAGCAGGGGGCGCTTAGGGCCATAAGTCGGGTGGGCAATGGCCCTGACCCACCCAGCCCTGAGGTCAGCCCACCCAGCTGAGTTCACTGGGCCTCCACTTTTGCCCGGACCAAATGCCCTCCTTGCAGCCTTGAGCTCTCCCTGGTTCCAGCCTCTCACACAGACTGCTCATGCAAAGATAAATCCCACATGGCCTCCTCCTGAGACCTTCCTAGGGTACCCCTTTGCCCCAGAAGAAGGGTGCCTGCATCCGGAGCAAGCCCCCACCTTTTTTTGTGCTAGTTCTGCTGGCTCCCAGGCTCCCCCTCTACTGTTGACCATTCCTGACATCCTCTCCCTGGACCCATGCCCACCTGAACCCTACTAGGCTGCCTTTCCCAGGGGGTGGAGAGGCCTAGCCTCCTGCACAGCAACCAGGTGATCCTGTCTGTACCATCTCCAAGTCAGTCTGGGGTCTGCAGGTGCCCTCCCCGCCTCGAGGAGGGTGGTCCTCTCTTCCCCCAAACACAGTGTTCAGATGGACAGACAAGCTAACATCTCTGATGCTGGTAGAACAGGGGGTAGGCCTTGCCACTGGACCCTCGGTTCTGGCTTTGGAACCAGACAGATGGACGCAGGCCAACGGTCAATGTACCCTCAAAATGGAGATCCAGCGGCTGAAACACAACCCAGGCCCTGAGGCCCCTCCTGCCTGCCACGTCCCCAGAGCAGGGCCAGGCCAGTGGTCGCCACCACCCTTCCCCCATGAGGTCTGCCAGGGCggggagggcccaggccaggccagTGTGACCAGAGACAGACCCTGGTGGCGAGTGGCTGGCAGGCCCTACCTCTGGATTACAGACGCGGAATCATTCTCCCGTTTCCGGCGCTTCCTCTCCGCGTAGCCCCTGAACACCCTGGGAAACCACCGCGAGTCAGCACTGCCCTTGGCCAGAGGCAGGAGGGACACAGACGTGGGGACAGAGGCGCAAGCAGAGGGCCCAGCAGGGGCATCCAAGGCCCAGTTCCCAGTAGGCCCTGCGGTGGCCCTGGAGACCACTGGAAGCTGGGCCCACGGGGCTCAGCACTCTCACTGTCAAGGCTCAGGTCCCTGGCCTGTACAAACCTACTTGAGGGTGGGAGGGTCCCCCCAGGACAACCACTGTGCCCTTAGGTACAAGTTGTATGGGGGTACTTACGAGATGCTGAAGCCACAGCAGGAAGGGGCAGCATGAGAGAGAAGACACGGTGAGCCTGGACCTGGCTTCCCTCAGCCCCAGGGCCCCTGAAGTTTGTTCCCTTCCTGTCACCAATTGGGAAGGTCCCTCACAAGCACCAGCAGGATACCAGCTGGGCTGTGAGCCAGCCTGAAAAGGCAGTGGAAGCTGAGGCCACTGGGCCTACACCACCAGGCACTAAGCCCCAGTCAGGCTAGGTTGGGGGTGGGTCTTGCAGAGGACTGACGGTGCCCTGCCTTGGACAATAGCTGGAGggtggagatggggtgggggcCCCTGTAGCAAAGGGACCCATAGGAAGGGAAACCCAGATGTATGTCAGGTAAAGAAGAGCAGACCCCTGGGTGACAATCACCTGTGTCTCACTGGAGACAGAGGAGGCTGCCATCTGGGTACGTGGGGGCCAAGAGAaccaccccacccacacctgaGACTGCAGCAGCAGTGCAGCCCGGGGCCAGGTCCCAAGAGGTCAGACTACAGGGTTGGTGGGGGTCCTGAGGGAGTGGGGGCAAGGAATGGGCAGGGCAGGTGGGAGTTGGACATGAGCTATGGAGTTGGGGGAGCAGCCACCCTGCACCCTGGGACTCGAAGCCTCAGCCCGGCTTGCTGGCAGACCTTGCACAGCATGGTGCAGCTGTTCAGTAGAAGCCCTCCAGCTGGGCCCAGAGGCTAGCAAAGGGGATAAGTATTTCCTGAGCACCAAGGAGAGGTGACCTGGCCCTTGACTCCTGCACCACACATACAACTCACGCTTGCATAGTTGTGGTTGCTGTCTGGAAGCTGAAAAGGTTTTCCTTGGGGAACCAGGTACGGATGGGGACATCATctggaagagggagaaggagctgTGCTGGCACAAGCAGGCCTGCAGCCTGGCCCCACACTGGCCAGCGGGCACCCAGCTCTCTCCCAGATGGGAATAATCCCCACACTAGGTTCTGCCCAGCTGTTCACACTCAGAAATTCAGTGGCTTGAGGCTTTCTCTGCTTACTCTCCTTCTGGCTGCCCCAGGTTTGAGAGGCATTCCTCTGAAAGCAGTCTGACTCCAAGGGTGCTCAGAGAAAGGATCTCCCAGGGCCTTCTCGGATAGGTCAGACTTGCCCCTTAGAGAGTGAGCAGGAGGCCCTTACAGCCCTTCCTTGAAGCCCAGGCATGTCCCACAGAGGCTACTCTGTGGTGTAGAGAGCTTCTCCATGTAGTCAGCCTCTGGggttccccagcccccacaaagGTTGACAGTCCTGGGCACCAGACACTTTCCCAGGACTTCCTGAAGACAGCCTGACCTTGCAATTAAGTCATGCTTTCTGCCTGCTCATTCCTCAATATCTCCTCATCCTCCATATCCTCCCAGGTGCCCTCCTCCAGGAAGCACTTCTTGACTGACCCAGTCCTGGGAGGGCAAAGCCTACCATGGGCCTAAAAGAGCTTTGCAGAGGAAGTGAGGCAGGCCACAGCCCACAGGGCATGCAGGTGGTGGCATGAGCCCAAGGGCTTCATTCTGAGTCTGCCTGCAGGATGTGACCCAGGCAGCCTCCACCTGTTACCGGCCTCACAGAGCATGCCATCTACATCTGCAGGTGCCGAGGAGCCCCTCACCAGATACTCGATCCACGCTGTACATCCTCTCCAGTTTCTTGCGACGGCCAGAAGCCTCAGGCAGAGGCGGCTGGTCTAGCCCAAAGGCTTGAGGGGAGGGCCCAGGGGCAGGTTGGGCACATCCAGGACACTCTTTGGAGCCCTGTCGGCTGCCTGCCCAGCTCTGGCAGGGCCTGCTGAGGTCCTCACGGCTGCTGCCAGGGCTGGCACGCAGGGGCTGGCTATGGTGGTGAGGGTGCCGCTGCCGCCGCCCCTTCACCACTGCCAGCTCGATGGCCTCGGCCTCAGGGCCAGGCAGCAGGGCTGGCTCCCCAGAGATGGTGTACACTCGGGGCTGGGGGCCCTCAACAGCTGGCTTCCCACCACCAGCATCATCTGAGAGGCTACCCTCAAAGCGGCCATTGGAGACCAGGGAGAGGCGGCGCTTGTTCTGGGGGGCTGGCTGCATCTCGGGGGATCCGTCGTGGCCAGAGTAGGCATCAGCCAGCAGGTGATCTAGGGGAGAGGCAACGAGTGAGCATGCAGCCTGCTCTAGTCTCCCGGCATGCCAAAGGCAAGGAACACCCAGCAGGCACCTGACCTGATGTAGGGGGCTCTGGCTGCTGGAACCCGGTCCCTGCTGCCTTCAGAATAGGTGTTTACAAGCCTCCCTCTCCTCCTATCTAGGTCTGAAGcttttgtgtgcgtgtgtggggggggcggTGACAGGCCTTGCTACCTGTGCCTGATCCTGGGGGATAGGAACAAGCATCCCCCCCTCCTGCCTGCAGTAGTTTGCAGAGTGCCaacttctcccctcccccccaccagCTGGCCCCAGGAGACAGTGGTGCCAACCCTGGGGGTGCCAGGAGGCCTGTTGCCATGCCAACGGCCCAGGCTGGGTGGGTGTCATGGTGATGAGTGATCAGAGCTCCTCCTGGGGCTCTGGGCCagggagggcaggggatgtgAGGAAGTGGAGCAGGGCTTGGCCTAGGCAGGGGACCTCGGGCTCTCTGCTGGCACTGCCTCACAAACCCCCTACCTGCACCGTTGCGGTTCTCAGGGTGACTCTGGGACAGGTACTCTCCAAATGCTCGGGCTGCTCTGCAGGGTGGGCAGAGTGGGCAAGGTCAGTGCCCCATAGGCCCATTCTCAACTCTGGCAGTTCGCAAGACCCTCCCAAGCAAACACGATGCTCCCACCCCCCACTTAGGCCCTCCATCGCCAAGGGGCTGGCGCTCGGCTCCGCCAGCGAGGGTCACTGCCACGCATCTGCATGCTGTCAGTCGTGAACCCGAGGCCCACCCGGAACCTGGGCGCACCGGCCCGTGCTGCCCAAGAGACCGCGTGGGAGGGGCTGAACCTCCGGGGGCCGACCTGGCCGGCGCACTCACCGCACTTTGGCCGCCACCGAGGACATGGCCTCGCTCCTCAGCGCCCTCCTCCTGGAGGCGGCGGCGCCCATGGTCGCGGCGGCGGCGCATCCCCCGGGCCTCAGAGCGCGCCCCGCGCCCGCCGCCTCCGTCGGGGGAGCCGCGCCGCGCCGGGGGTCGCGCTTGCGCCTAGGGTCGGGCTCAGGGTCGCGCAGGCGCTTGGGCCCGGGCCCCGCATGGCCGCGCCGGACACTCCGCGCGTCCCGCCGACCGGGAGAGAGAGCTGCGGAACCGGGGCGGAGGCTCCGCCCAGTGACGTCAGGCGGGGCGGGACCAGACCCGGCTCCGCCCCGAGGCGTCACGAGACCTGGGCGGGGTCTTCGGAGCCTGGAAGCCTGGCACCTGGAGTCCTACTCTGGTCCTCTGTGGGGCCTGGTGGTCCTCTCCACGCCCCGACTTGGCCACCGTGTGTTCTAGGGGCGAACAAGGCCTAAAGGGCCCGAGGGACTTCACTTTCGTTTTGGGGGACCCCAGTTCCATTCAAACCCTGAGCGACCTTCCTGGCCAGCCTGGAAACTGCTGTCCTTTGACCACGGCTCATCCTCCCCTACCGCCCCCTCCTGATGGAATCAGGCCCATCTTGGTGTTTCTCTGCCACAGGGACTTTGGCACCtagagacaaatccacacaaTCAGATCTACCTTTATTAACATGCCAATCTGGGGTTCCCACACCTCACAGAAACTTCATGGGGGATGGCGGGAGGCTGGCTCATCTCCCCAGGGGTGCAGGGGTGCCAGTGCAGAAAAGAGGCACAGAGGGTGCAGAAAAGAGCCCAGGCTGGGGGTAAAGACTTGACAGGCCGGCCAGCTGGCTGAGGCTTCTCTTGTCAGGTGGGTAAAGTGGCCTCCCAGGAGTGGGTGGAGCCTCAGTCTTGAGGTCAGGCTCCCAGGAGATGCTGGATTCTGGGGAGCATCAGAGCAGCGGCTTCTCTGCAGTCTGGCCAGGGAGCCAGGAAGATGAATTGTCCTGGGGTTGTTGTGGGGAAGCCAGGCCAGGGTGCGGATGCTGCAGCATGGGCTCTCCCTCCTGGAAGCAAACTACTCAGTCAGGGTGCAAACCGGCGGGCTGCCACCCAGGAGGGTTGATCCTGGGCCACATCACCTGTGTGGGCAGCAAACCCAGAGCCAGGACTCTAAGGCCGGCCCCTGCCTGGGGCCTTGAGAACAGGCCCAGCCAAAGGGGCACTAGAAGGACCCAGCCAGCCTCTCACCGAGTCAGAGCCCAGCTCTGCCTGGGTGCTCTGGAAGTCCGCGTATGTGTCCTTGGGGATTTCTGGCATCTCCTCCTCATACTCAGTCTGGTAGTCAGATTCGTCTGGAGCAGAGAGGAGGGCCTCATTGGTCCCCTTCCTAAGGACAGGGGCTGTGTCTGCCACAGCTGAAACTCAGGCAGAATCTAGTCATACAACCTAGCCTTTACTCAGAGGCAAAGGTGCGCATGCAGACACCCACCCTACGTCTTCCAGAGGGAGCTGCTGCAGATCAGGCCCTGTGTATACACCTGGCTTTATTTTCAGCTCCAACCCAACACTTGAAGGGTCTTCCACAAAGAGCTCTTCACCCACTGTCAACCCGGCAAGCTACTCATGAGAAGCCTGGGCCCTCGCTCAGCCTCATGAGCAGAGGCTTCAGCCAGAATACAGGCAGCTTAGAGTCTGGGGCTTTCTGATCCTCGTAGCCACAAGGGCCTCTCGGGTCCCCCTTCAAGATAAGGCATGCCATTCTGCTACAAGTAAAGCAGCTGGCCCCCAGCCTCTAGCCCTCAGCCTCCAGCCCCAAGTGCAGGGCCTAGACTGGAGCATGGTGAATGCTGGGCCCACCCTCTGGCTTAGTGGCTCCACCCAGGCCAGCCCTCCCTGCTGAGGTATGGGGCAGGTGTGGGAGAGGCCTGGGAAGCCTGGCGGGGGGACCTGTCTCATTACTGTGGGGACCCTCTGCCAGCCAGAAGCTCTTGGAGTCTTAAGAGAATGGTGTGTGACTACATGAGGGCAGGGGTGGAGACCTGTGGGGTGCTGAGGCCCAGCCAGCCTTACTCTATCCCATACAGTGTCAGCAGGCCACCCTCTGTTGTGCAGGCCCACCGCCTGGGTGACCAACTCACCATCCACTGTGGCCATCTTGGCAGGCTCAATGCGGGACACGATCTCAGCAAGGTCCGTGAAGGAGGCATTGGGGCAAGTGGGGATCTGGAGTATAAGGCACAGGATAGCCACCTGCCTGGCATACATGCCTACCACACAGCTGCCCTGGAGGGACAATGTGGGCCCGCCCCAGGCACTCTGCCAGCTCTTCCCTGCCAGAGCCCCCCTTGCCCTCTTCCTGTGGGGAGACCCCTGCCCTCTCACCACACAGGCCTTCCTCTTGCTTGGCCCCTGCCTGTCCTGCAGCATCTTCTCTAGCACTCCACTTCGAGCCCAGAGGTCAAACACTGTCCGCCCGTGTTGGTAACCTACTTCCTGCACACACAGTGGGCCGTTATGAGGTACAGGAGCCCCCACTTCCCGTGctctcaggaggct encodes:
- the Nsmf gene encoding NMDA receptor synaptonuclear signaling and neuronal migration factor isoform X1, with amino-acid sequence MGAAASRRRALRSEAMSSVAAKVRAARAFGEYLSQSHPENRNGADHLLADAYSGHDGSPEMQPAPQNKRRLSLVSNGRFEGSLSDDAGGGKPAVEGPQPRVYTISGEPALLPGPEAEAIELAVVKGRRQRHPHHHSQPLRASPGSSREDLSRPCQSWAGSRQGSKECPGCAQPAPGPSPQAFGLDQPPLPEASGRRKKLERMYSVDRVSDDVPIRTWFPKENLFSFQTATTTMQAVFRGYAERKRRKRENDSASVIQRNFRKHLRMVGSRRVKAQTFAERRERSFSRSWSDPTPMKADTSHDSRDSSDLQSSHCTLDEACEDLDWETEKGLEAVACDTEGFLPPKVMLISSKVPKAEYIPTIIRRDDPSIIPILYDHEHATFEDILEEIEKKLNIYHKGAKIWKMLIFCQGGPGHLYLLKNKVATFAKVEKEEDMIHFWKRLSRLMSKVNPEPNVVHIMGCYILGNPNGEKLFQNLRTLMTPYRVTFESPLELSAQGKQMIETYFDFRLYRLWKSRQHSKLLDFEDVL
- the Nsmf gene encoding NMDA receptor synaptonuclear signaling and neuronal migration factor isoform X2 gives rise to the protein MGAAASRRRALRSEAMSSVAAKVRAARAFGEYLSQSHPENRNGADHLLADAYSGHDGSPEMQPAPQNKRRLSLVSNGRFEGSLSDDAGGGKPAVEGPQPRVYTISGEPALLPGPEAEAIELAVVKGRRQRHPHHHSQPLRASPGSSREDLSRPCQSWAGSRQGSKECPGCAQPAPGPSPQAFGLDQPPLPEASGRRKKLERMYSVDRVSDDVPIRTWFPKENLFSFQTATTTMQAVFRGYAERKRRKRENDSASVIQRNFRKHLRMVGSRRVKAQSSDLQSSHCTLDEACEDLDWETEKGLEAVACDTEGFLPPKVMLISSKVPKAEYIPTIIRRDDPSIIPILYDHEHATFEDILEEIEKKLNIYHKGAKIWKMLIFCQGGPGHLYLLKNKVATFAKVEKEEDMIHFWKRLSRLMSKVNPEPNVVHIMGCYILGNPNGEKLFQNLRTLMTPYRVTFESPLELSAQGKQMIETYFDFRLYRLWKSRQHSKLLDFEDVL